TCGGGGCCAGCCCCGGTTTCGGCCCCGCTGCCAGCACGGCATCCGGCCACGTCGCCCGTGGTCGCTTCTGACGACGAATCGACCGCCTGGTTCGACGATGTGCCGGCCGCCACGCCGCCACCGCCGCGCCCGCGTCCAACGCAACCGGCGCAACCGGTCACCGACGAGGCCATCGCCGCCATGGACTGGCCTGCCTTGCAATCGGCCGTCTCGAACTGCACCCGCTGCCCGCTCGCCGCCACGCGCCGCCACGCCGTCAATGGCCGTGGTCCCGAACAGGCGGCGTGGCTGGCGATCGCCACCGGGCCCTCGGCACTCGATGAAACCGAGATCCGTCCGCTGGCGGGCGACGCCGGCCAGCTGCTGGACAATATGTTCAAGGCCATCGCGCTCAAGCCCGAGGCCGATGTGTATATCACCCACCTGGTCAAATGCCGGCCGGCCACGGACGACGGCGCCCAGCGCAACCCGACCGCCGACGAGCTGACCGCCTGCCGGCCATACCTCGACCGCGAACTGGCGCTGACCGGCGCCACCATGGCGATGACCTTCGGCCAGTTCGCCGCCAAGGGCCTGATGATGGGCCCGGCCGCACGCGGCAAGGTGATGCGCTATGGCGACCTGCCGGTGGTGGCCACCTACCACCCGGACGACCTGCTGGCACGCCCCGAAGACAAGGCCAAAGCCTGGGGCGACCTGTGCCTGGCCAGGACCGCGCGTGACTGAGGACCGCGCCAGCGCAACCGCCAGCCCAGCCATAACGGCTGGAGGTCGCGCCAGCGCTTCCACCAGTTCGGATTCTTATCAGGCTGGATTCGCCCAACGCTGGAGCAACCTGCATCATCCCCGGGTGCGGGCGCTGGCATGGTTGCTCGATGCCCCCGACCTGCTGGACCCCGCCGCACCGCACTGGCAGGGCCGGATCGCCACGCTGGGCCCGGTAACGGCAGGTGATGCCGACTGGCTGGCCGCGCTCGATCTCGATCCGGCGCCGCTCGACGCCGCGCTCGGTGAGCGTCACTATTCCCGCCTGGGCCTGTACGCGGAAAAGCTGCTGGCCTTCTATTTCGCCAGCCGGCAAACCCTGGTGGCGCACGGCCTGCAAGTGCGCGCCAGCCGCAACGATACCGTGGGCGAGTTCGACTTCCTGCTGCGCGACGGCGCCGCGCTGGTGCACCTGGAATTCGCCACCAAGTTTTATCTGTTGGACGCGGCCACCGCCGGCGCCGACTTCAACGGCCTGATCGGCCCCAACCTGGCCGATACCCTGGGCGCCAAGATGCGCAAGATTTTTGACAAGCAATTGGCGCTGGCCCAGCACCCGGCCGCCCAGCCGCTGCTGCCGCAAGCGGTGGACCGGGCGCAGGCGCTGGTCAAGGGCTGGCTGTTCTATCCGCACGATCAATCACCGGGCGTGACGCCTGGCATTTCACG
This is a stretch of genomic DNA from Duganella zoogloeoides. It encodes these proteins:
- a CDS encoding uracil-DNA glycosylase: MSVSPRNAVFLQEMGVGALWTLRHAGTALAPGDGADAAAAGVADQHQGMDVPVAAMPGAPTAPARPPLPAATAAAPAPAVADAAAAAPSPAHEASPAHGHTPAQVPASAHASGPAPVSAPLPARHPATSPVVASDDESTAWFDDVPAATPPPPRPRPTQPAQPVTDEAIAAMDWPALQSAVSNCTRCPLAATRRHAVNGRGPEQAAWLAIATGPSALDETEIRPLAGDAGQLLDNMFKAIALKPEADVYITHLVKCRPATDDGAQRNPTADELTACRPYLDRELALTGATMAMTFGQFAAKGLMMGPAARGKVMRYGDLPVVATYHPDDLLARPEDKAKAWGDLCLARTARD
- a CDS encoding DUF1853 family protein, with the translated sequence MRALAWLLDAPDLLDPAAPHWQGRIATLGPVTAGDADWLAALDLDPAPLDAALGERHYSRLGLYAEKLLAFYFASRQTLVAHGLQVRASRNDTVGEFDFLLRDGAALVHLEFATKFYLLDAATAGADFNGLIGPNLADTLGAKMRKIFDKQLALAQHPAAQPLLPQAVDRAQALVKGWLFYPHDQSPGVTPGISREHCQGFWMPLAQVVDLPGEQFCIMPRLQWLAPLKVPTGAGMDREALQAELDCQMAQVSAPVMVAVLRQEGEWLLEQRRGFIVPDDWRDRAAQNRRDGKLP